The nucleotide sequence GGCCGAATTGGTCGTCAACTTTGTTGAGACCGAGAGGATCGGTGACACGGCCGACGGGACCCGGTCGACACGGATGGCGTGACCACCTCGCAGAACCCCTCCGGCGCCCCGGCCCAGCCCGGCCCGCCGCAGCAGGACCCCCGCCACGTCGCCCAGGGCCAGTACCCGCCGCCGCAGCAGCAGCCGTACGGGCCGGACCCGCGGCACACCGGCCCGCAGCAGCGGGCCGGACATCCGCAGGCCCCGCAGTACGGCCCGCCCGGGCAGCCCGGCCCGTACTACGACGGCCACCCGCAGGTGCCGTTCGGCGGCCCGCCGTACGGGAACCCCCGCCCCGGCGCGCCGGTTCCGCCGGCCGGTACCGAGGCGTGGCCGACGGCCGCTCAGCGTTCCGCGGTCCCGCAGCAGCGGGGCAGCTCCGGCCCGCAGGCCCTCGTCGAGCTGCCGCGCAACGGGTTCGGGACGACCGCCCTGGTGCTGGGCATCCTCGGGCTGCTGTTCTCGCTGATCCCGTTCGTCGGGGTGATCGCCTGGCCGCTGGTGATCCTGGGCCTGATCTTCGGTGTGCTGGGGATCGTGCGGGTGAGCCGCGGGAAGGCGAACAACCGGGGCGTCGCGATCGCCGGGACGGTGCTCTCGGCGCTGGGGCTGCTGGTCTGCCTGGTCTATGTCTCGGCGTTCGCGTCGGTGGCATCGGACATCTCCGCGGCCGCTCCGGCGGCGACGGCACCGGCGTCCGACGACGCCGCGGCCGCCCCCGCGGCGCCGGTCGCCGCGGCGGACGGCGACGTCATCACCTACGAGGTCACCGGTTCCGGTGGTGCGGGCAGCGTGACCTACATCAAGGACGAGAACTTCGGTCAGGAGCAGGCGAACGGGGTCGCCCTCCCGTGGACCACGGAGGTCACCTTCGACGCGGGTGCGCTGTCCTTCCAGCCGCTCTCGCTGGTCGCGCAGTCCGACTCGGGTGGCAGTGACGAGATCACCTGCCGGATCCTGCGCAACGGCGAGGAGATCACCTCCTCGACCAGCTCCGGCCCGTACGCAGTCGTCTCCTGCTCCGGCACCTGACGATTCCCCACACGCGCGCCGACCCGCGCGCAGCGGTGCCGCCGACGGCGGCACCCGGTGGTCACGCACGAGCGCGGCCCGGTGCACGACGAGGCCCTCCCCGGAGATCCGGGGAGGGCCTCAGCCGTCGTGGAACCCGCCCAGCCGTCGTGGACCCGGCTCGGCCGTCGTGGAACCCGCTCAGCCGCCGGCGCGACGCGCGTGCGAGAGCAGCATCCGCCGTCCGACGAGCATCAGTACGGCCGACGTGAGCATCACGCCCGCGTTGAACGACCAGGCCACCGGGAAACCCTCGTGCGTGGCCAGCCAGCCGAACAGGATCGGTCCCGCGAACCCGCCCGCGTAGACGCCGAGCTGCACGATCGAGGTGGCCGCGGCGGGGGCGGACGGGTTCAGCCGCACCACCGCGAACTGCAGCAGTCCCGGCCACGCCCAGCCGAGCCCGAACGCCAGGACGACGCCGATGACCAGGGCCGGGGTGCCGGGGACGGCGAGCAGCACGAATCCGATCGCGCCCGCGGCGAGGCTGCCCGCGACGACGGCGACGTGCCCGCCGCTGCGCCGGTCGGCCAGCCAGCCGTGCAGCATCCGGACCGAGAGCCCGACGATGCTGCCCATCGTCAGGATGAGGCCGGCCAGACCGGGATCGATGCCCCGGTCGACGGCGGAGGCGACGAGGAAGATGCCCAGCGCGGTCGCGGTCCCGGCGGCCAGCCCGGCCGCCACGCCGATCACGGCGAGCGCGCCGGTGGCCCGGTCGCCCTTCGCCGGTCGCGCGGGCGGGGTGGCGTCCGCACGGGGGCAGGCGGCCAGCGCGGCCAGCGCGAGCACCGCGCCGATCACGTACGCCCACCGCCAGCCGACGGTCAGTGCGATCGCCGGGACCGAGAGTCCGGCGAGCAGGGTCGCGGCCGGGATCGCCGCCTGCTTGACGCCGAACGACAGCCCCATCCGGTGCGCGGGCACCGTCCTGGCGAGTGTCAGGTTCGACGACAGCTGGCCCATCACGTTGCACCACGCCCCGCAGAGCAGCAGTGCAACCAGCGACCAGTACGACCGCGCGCCCACCGCCATGACGGCCATCAGCACCGCGGCGCCGGCGACCGCGATCCGGCTGGTGAGCCGAGATCCGACCCGTTCGACGACCATCCCGACGGGCAGCGAGAACAGGGCGCTGACCCCGAAGTAGAGGGCCACGACCAGGCCGAGGCCGGCCGGGTCGAATCCGAGATCGGCGGAGAGCTGGACGGCCAGTGCGCCGGTGAGGAACACCGGCAGCACCGACACCGTGGTCACGGTCACCGCCCCGGCGGCCACCCGGAACGCGGAGGGCCCCGCGGGGGTGGGCACCGGGAGCCTGCTCGCGACAGTCACTTGAGCAATGCTAACCGACTGGCCGTTCCACCTCGAACGAACGTGACCTAACCCTGGATGCGGGAGGCGCCGCCGTGCGTGGCCCACTCCTTCTCGCGCAGCTCGAACTTCTGCACCTTGCCCGTCGAGGTCTTCGGCAGCTCGTCGACGATGTCGACGTGCTTGGGCGCCTTGTAGCGGGCGATCCGGGACTTCACGTGCTCGATGAGCTCGGCCGGCTCGGCGGTGTGTCCCGGCTTGAGCACAGCGAACGCCTTGCAGACCTCGCCCCATTTCTCGTCCGGGACGCCGACCACCGCCGCCTCCAGCACCGCGTCGTGCGACACGATCGCCTGCTCGACCTCGACGGTCGAGATGTTCTCGCCGCCGGAGATCACCACGTCCTTGGCGCGGTCGCGCAGCTCGACGTAGCCGTCCGGATGCACGACTCCCAGGTCGCCGGAGTGGAACCAGCCACCCGCGAACGCTTCGGCCGTCTTCTCCGGGTCCAGGTAGTAGCCCTTCATCACGTTGTTACCGCGCATCACGATCTCGCCCATCGTCGCGCCGTCGCGCGGGACATCGTTCATCTGCTCGTCGACCACCCGGACCCGGTCGGCGCAGACCATCCCGACGCCCTGGCGGGCCTGCAACCGGGCCCGTTCCTCGCCGTCGAGCGCGTCCCAGTCCCGCTGGTACTGGTTCACCGTGTACGGCCCGTAGGTCTCGGTGAGGCCGTAGACGTGCACGATCCGGAAGCCCATCCGCTCCATCTGCAGGATCGTCGTCGGCGACGGCGGAGCACCGGCGGTCGTGACCACCAGCTGGTAGTCGAGGGTGACCGCCGCCGGCGAGTTCATGATCGTCGTGACGACGGTGGGCGCCCCGTTGAGGTGCGTCACGCCGTGCTCGGTGATCAGCTGCCAGATGGTGTCGCCGCGGACCTCGCGCAGGCACACGTGGGTGCCGCCGATCGCGGTCACCGCCCAGGGCGTGCACCATCCGTTGCAATGGAACATCGGGAGGGTCCACAGGTAGACGCTGTCCGCGGAGTGCGACGAGTGCACGATCTCGCCGAACGAGTTCAGGTACGCACCGCGGTGGTGGTACTCGACGCCCTTGGGATTGCCGGTCGTCCCGGACGTGTAGTTGATCGTGATGGTGGCCCGCTCGTCGTCGACCGCCCAGGGCAGCGGCTCGTCCGAGCCGCGGGCCAGCAGATCGGCGTAGCTGGTGCCGGACCCGGCGCCGTCGCCCGGCGCCGCCGGATCGGTCACCGTGACGATCTCCCGGACCGTCGTCAGCTCATCGGCGACCGGACGCACCGTCTCGTACAGCACGTTGTCGACCACCAGCACCGTCGCGCCGGAGTGGTCGAGGATGTAGCGGACCTCCTCGGTGGACAGCCGCGTGTTGATCGCGACCAGGATCGCACCGGCCAGCGGCACCGCGAAGTGCGCGATCAGCATCTCCGGCACGTTCGGCAGCAGGTACGCCACCCGGTCACCGGGGCCGACGCCGGACGCGCGCAGCCCGTGCGCCACCCGGGTCGCCTCCGCCGCGAACTCGGCGTAGGTGTGCCTGCGGTCGCCGTAGACGATCGCGGTCCGGTCGGCGAAGACGTCCGCCGACCGCGCGAGGAAGGCGAGCGGGGTCAGCGGCGTCGTCCAGACGTCGGCGATGGCGTTGTCCTGGTGCGTCACGGGCGGCTCCTTCGCAGGCGGTGCTCTGCCGCGATACTCGTCGCCGTGCCCCGGCGCGGCAACTGCCGGACGCCGGGGGCGCGCCCGGTCAGCCCTCGATCGTGATGGCGGCCTTGGGGCAGCTCCGTGCCGCCTCCTCCACCTTCGGGCGGAGCGCCTCCGCCGGGTTCTCGTCGAGGATGTAGAGGTAGTCGTCGTCCCGCACCTCGAACACCTCGGGGGCGACACCCATGCACACCGCGTTGCTCTCGCAGCGGTCGAAATCCACGATGACCTTCATGGGGTCCATGGTGCCCCCGGGCGGCCTCGCGTGCACGACTGAGGATGCCCTGACCTGCGGTTATGCTTCCCTGTGCTGACGGCGACGGCGAGGGTCGCTCAGTGCCCGGACGCGGTGTGCGCCGGCTCCGGGGCGGGGGCCGGAGCAGGTGCCGGGGCCGGGTTCGCGCTGGCCTCGCGGGCCGGTTCCGAGCGCGGCGTGGTGGGCGGCAGGCCGAGCATCGCCGGCGCGCTCGCGGCGGTCGCCGCGGTGGTGGCGGGCCGGCTGTCGGCCGACTCCGGGATGGCGACGGCCGGCCGGTCCGAGGGGGACTCCAGCAGTGCGGCGATCCCGAGGACGACGCCGAGGGCGAGCGGGCCGGCCAGCGCGACGAGCCGGGTGCGGGTCCCGTCCATGACGAACCTCCACGTCGGTCGACGACCGCGCGGGGATGCGGGGGAGCGGGTGCGGCCGTCGTCAGCTGATCGGCCGACGTGGCCGGGCCGTTACCGGCCCGGCCCGGTGAGGTCAAGGAAGGCCCGCGTGGACCACCTGAAAGGCGTCACTCCCTGCGCAGGATCGGCCGGAGGGTGTCGAGGACCGACGCGTCATCGATCGTGGAGGGGACGGCCTCGTCGGCGCCGTCGGCGATCCCGCGCATCGTCTTGCGGAGGATCTTCCCGGAGCGGGTCTTGGGCAGGGCGGGGACGATCGCCACGTCCTTCAGCGACGCGACCGCACCGATCTGGTCGCGGACCAGCTGGACCAGCTCGGAGCGCAGCCGGCTCTCGTAGCCCTCGGCCTCGGCGTCGACCCCGGACTTGAGCACCACGAACCCGCGCGGGATCTGGCCCTTCATGGTGTCCGCGACCCCGATCACCGCGCACTCGGCGACGTCGGCGTGCGAGGCGAGCACCTCCTCCATCCCGCCGGTGGACAGCCGGTGCCCGGCGACGTTGATCACGTCGTCGGTGCGGCCCATGACGAAGATGTAGCCGTCGGCGTCGATGTGCCCGCCGTCGCCGGTCAGGTAGTAGCCGTCGAACGCCTGCATGTAGGAGTTCACGTAGCGCTCGTCGTCGTTCCACAGGGTGGGGAACGCGCCGGGCGGCAGCGGCAGCTTCGCCACGATCGCGCCGTCGACGCCGGGCTCCGCGGGCCGGCCGGTCTCGTCGAGTACCTGCACGTCCCAGCCGGGCATCGGCCGGGTCGGCGAGCCGGGCTTGATCTCCAGCAGCTCGACGCCCGCCGGGTTCGCCGCGATCGGCCAGCCGGTCTCGGTCTGCCACCAGTGGTCGATCACTGGGATGCCGAGCAGGTCGGAGGCCCACCGGTAGGTCTCCGGGTCGAGCCGCTCGCCGGCCAGGAACAGGTAGCGCAGCGAGGAGACGTCGTGCTGCGCGAGGAAGGTCCCCTCCGGGTCCTCCTTCTTGATCGCCCGGAACGCCGTCGGTGCGGTGAACAGGGACTTCACCCGGTTCTCGGCGACGACCCGCCAGAACTGACCGGCATCCGGCGTGCCGACCGGCTTGCCCTCGTAGAGCACGGTCGTGGCGCCGGCGAGCAGCGGTGCGTAGACGATGTAGGAGTGGCCGACGACCCAGCCCACGTCGGACGCGGTGAAGATCGTCTCGCCGGGGCCGACGTCGTAGATGTTGGGCATCGACCAGGCCAGCGCGGTGGCGTAGCCGCCGGAGTCGCGCACGACGCCCTTGGGCTTGCCGGTGGTGCCCGAGGTGTAGAGCACGTACAGCGGGTCGGTGCTGCGCACCGGCACCGGATCGGCCGGGGTCGTCTTCGCGACGGCCTCGGCCCAGTCGACGTCGATCGGGCCCAGCTCGGCGGTGGCCTGCTCGCGCTGCAGGATCACCGTCGCGTCGGGCTTGCGGTCCGACAGCTCGATCGCCTTGTCCAGCAGCGGCTTGTACTCGATGACCCGCTTGCCCTCGATCCCGCAGGACGCCGACACCACGACCTTCGGGCCCGCGTCGTCGATCCGGACCGCGAGTTCCTTGGCGGCGAAACCGCCGAAGACGACCGAATGGACCGCCCCGAGCCGCGCGCAGGCCAGCATCGAGATCGCCGCCTCGGGGACCATCGGCATGTAGATCACGACCCGGTCGCCGCGGGTGACGCCCAGATCGCGCAGCACACCCGCGAAGGTCGCGACCTCGTCGCGCAGCTGCGCGTAGGTGTAGCTGCGCCGGCTGCCGGTGACCGGCGAGTCGTAGACGAGCGCGGTGCGGTCGCCGTGCCCGGCGTCGACGTGCCGGTCGAGCGCGTTGTGCGCGACGTTCAGCTCGCCGTCGGGGAACCAGCGGAAGAACGGCGGGTTCGAGTCGTCGAGCGCGGTGGTGGGTGCGACGTGCCAGTCCAGGGCTCGGGCCGCGCGGAGCCAGAAGCCCGCGCGGTCCTCGACGCTGGAACGGAAGATCTCCTCGTAGCCGGCCACGTGCCCCGCCTCCCTCTCCTGCTCCCGGCGACCCGCACCGGCCACCGTCCGTGGGGTACGACACTAGGAGCTGCCCCCGACAGTTCGCAGCCTCCCGCGTCCGGGTGTTCCGGGCGCCCGTCCGAACGGAGAGTCCGCTCGGCGTTCCCGTTCGGCCGGTCGTCGCAGAGTGACCGGCAGCCTACGTAACGTGATCGGGTGACGGGTCGACACAGCGTGTGCGGGACCCGGCGGGCTGTACCCGGCCGGGCCGGAACGGACGGAGGCGGACGCACGTGCGGCGTGACGGTCGTTGGCACACCCCTGCGGCGCTCGCCGTCCTGGCGCTGCTCCTGGCCGGGATCACGTTCGCCGGTTGCGGCCGAATGCTCCCGGTCGCCGCGGGTGCGACGGGCTGTGGGCCCGGCTGGGCGGCCGGATGGCACGCCGCTCAGCAGGCGGTGCCCGGTGACCAGCTCGCCGGCCGGACGCTGCGGATGGTCGTGCGCCCGCAGGCGTCCGGGGACGAGCTGCGGCTGCGGCTGTCCAACCGGCACGGCGACGGGCCGCTGCACGTCGGATCGGTCACCGTCGGGCGGACGGCTGCCGGAGCGGGAACGACGGAGCCGCGGCCGGTGTCGACCGGCGGGCGATCCGACGTCCGCTTGGAGCCCGGCACGGAGGTGCTGACCGATCCGCTGCCGGTCCCCGTGGAGCGGGGGGTGCCGCTGACGGTGAGCCTGTACCTGGCGCAGGTCCCGGCGACGATCAGCTCCCATCCGGTCGCCATGCGCACGGCGTGGCTGTCCGGACCGGGGGATCGGTCCGCGGAGCCCGGGGCGGACGGCTTCGGCACCACGTTGCAGTCGTGGCCCGTGCTGGCCGGGCTCGACGTGCTCGCACCTCGACCGGTCGGTGGGGTGCTGGTGATCGGCGACTCGATCGTCGACGGCGTCGGCAGCACCCCGAACGGTGACGACCGGTTCTCCGACGCGCTGGCCGCCCGGCCGGCGTCCGGGGAGGGGGCGACGACGGTGCTCAATGCGGGGCTGTCGCGCAACCAGCTGCTGCAGGACGATCCGCCCGCCGGCGGGGACGCCCCGGGGACCCGGTTCGACGTCGACGTCGAACCGCTCGCCGGGATCCGTGACGTGATCCTGCTGATCGGCACCAACGATCTCGCCGCAGGAGCCGGAGAGGGCGAGCTGGTGGCGGGCCTGCAGGCGTTCGCCGACCGGGCCCGGGCGTCCGGACTGCGGGTGTTCCTCAGCACGATCCCGCCGTCGACGAGTGGTGGGCGGGACGCCGAGGCGGTCGTCGCGACCCGGGACCGGGTCAACGAACGGATCCGCACCGAGGGGCCGCACTGGGCCGACGGGGTGATCGACGCCGCCGCGGCGCTCGCCGATCCGGGTGACCCGACGCGACTGCGACCGGACTACGACTCCGGCGACGGGCTGCACCCGTCGCCGGCCGGATACCGGGCACTGGCGGCTGCGGTGCCGGTCGGAGCGTTGTCCGGCGCTCCCTGCCCGGCTCCGGCGTCCGGCTGAACCCTCGTCCCGGCCCACCGCGCGCGGTGACCGTTCCGTCACCCGGGAAGGGGCGTGCAGGCGCCTCGCACGATGGGTAACGTCTTGGTCACGGCCACAGCACGTGGCGGTATCGGCGAGACCCGGCACCGCGGCGCGACCCACGGACGGAACCCGGGGGTGTGCCAGGGACATGCGGCGCCCTGACTGCCTACGGGGAGGCGTCATGAGCATCGGTGCGAAGCGCACTGTCGACGAGGAGACCGGGTCCATCCCGGCCCCACGGAACGCGGCCGACGCGTTCAAGGTGTCCGACGACCAGGTCCAGAAGGCCCGTCTCGTCGTGGCGAAGAACTCCGACGATTCCGGAGACCTGCGCGAGCTGCTCGACATGCTCGGGCTGATCTCCGCGAACCCCGACCAGCCGCCACCGGTCGCCCGATGAGGGCCCCGGACGGGGTCTGACCGGCCACGACGGCGGAATGAGGGGGGTGCCTGCAGGGGGCTCCGGAGCGGTGTCGTATGGTTTCATCGCTCCCAACGGACAGCCGTTGAGGGAAGGTTGAGCCTCCTCGGTCATCCAAGCCCCCATCGTCTAGCGGCCTAGGACTCCGCCCTTTCAAGGCGGCAGCGCGGGTTCGAATCCCGTTGGGGGTACGGTTACACAGCAAGGCCCAGTGGCGCAGTTGGTTAGCGCGTCGCCCTGTCACGGCGAAGGTCGCGGGTTCGAGTCCCGTCTGGGTCGCTCCACTCTCAGGTACCCCGGTTCATCCGGGGGCCGGGGCCAGGTAGCTCAGTTGGTACGAGCGTCCGCCTGAAAAGCGGAAGGTCGGCGGTTCGACCCCGCCCCTGGCCACACCCTCTTACCAGCGGGTTCTCCGCGCTTCTTCTTCTCGATCATGCCGCTTGACGGCAACGGTGACGGCAACGCGGTCATCCGATCCTCCCGTCGAGCTTCTGCAGCGCGGCCCGCTTCTCGGTCAGCGACGCGTGTGCGTAGATCTTCATGGTCACGCCGATGTCGGAGTGGCCGGCGATCTCCCGGACGATGTGCGGCGGCACGCCCAGGTCCAGCAGCAGCGTGACGCAGGTGTGCCGGAGGTCGTGGAACCGGACGCGGTGTGCGCCCACCCGGGCCCGCAGCGGGTACCAGGAGCGGCGCAGGTTGTCCGGCTCCATCGGCGTACCGATCCGGCTCGGGAAGACCAGGCCGTGGTCCTGCCACGCGTCGCCGGCCTCGGACGC is from Pseudonocardia autotrophica and encodes:
- a CDS encoding ferredoxin; its protein translation is MKVIVDFDRCESNAVCMGVAPEVFEVRDDDYLYILDENPAEALRPKVEEAARSCPKAAITIEG
- a CDS encoding GDSL-type esterase/lipase family protein, translating into MRRDGRWHTPAALAVLALLLAGITFAGCGRMLPVAAGATGCGPGWAAGWHAAQQAVPGDQLAGRTLRMVVRPQASGDELRLRLSNRHGDGPLHVGSVTVGRTAAGAGTTEPRPVSTGGRSDVRLEPGTEVLTDPLPVPVERGVPLTVSLYLAQVPATISSHPVAMRTAWLSGPGDRSAEPGADGFGTTLQSWPVLAGLDVLAPRPVGGVLVIGDSIVDGVGSTPNGDDRFSDALAARPASGEGATTVLNAGLSRNQLLQDDPPAGGDAPGTRFDVDVEPLAGIRDVILLIGTNDLAAGAGEGELVAGLQAFADRARASGLRVFLSTIPPSTSGGRDAEAVVATRDRVNERIRTEGPHWADGVIDAAAALADPGDPTRLRPDYDSGDGLHPSPAGYRALAAAVPVGALSGAPCPAPASG
- a CDS encoding propionyl-CoA synthetase, which encodes MAGYEEIFRSSVEDRAGFWLRAARALDWHVAPTTALDDSNPPFFRWFPDGELNVAHNALDRHVDAGHGDRTALVYDSPVTGSRRSYTYAQLRDEVATFAGVLRDLGVTRGDRVVIYMPMVPEAAISMLACARLGAVHSVVFGGFAAKELAVRIDDAGPKVVVSASCGIEGKRVIEYKPLLDKAIELSDRKPDATVILQREQATAELGPIDVDWAEAVAKTTPADPVPVRSTDPLYVLYTSGTTGKPKGVVRDSGGYATALAWSMPNIYDVGPGETIFTASDVGWVVGHSYIVYAPLLAGATTVLYEGKPVGTPDAGQFWRVVAENRVKSLFTAPTAFRAIKKEDPEGTFLAQHDVSSLRYLFLAGERLDPETYRWASDLLGIPVIDHWWQTETGWPIAANPAGVELLEIKPGSPTRPMPGWDVQVLDETGRPAEPGVDGAIVAKLPLPPGAFPTLWNDDERYVNSYMQAFDGYYLTGDGGHIDADGYIFVMGRTDDVINVAGHRLSTGGMEEVLASHADVAECAVIGVADTMKGQIPRGFVVLKSGVDAEAEGYESRLRSELVQLVRDQIGAVASLKDVAIVPALPKTRSGKILRKTMRGIADGADEAVPSTIDDASVLDTLRPILRRE
- a CDS encoding MFS transporter — its product is MTVASRLPVPTPAGPSAFRVAAGAVTVTTVSVLPVFLTGALAVQLSADLGFDPAGLGLVVALYFGVSALFSLPVGMVVERVGSRLTSRIAVAGAAVLMAVMAVGARSYWSLVALLLCGAWCNVMGQLSSNLTLARTVPAHRMGLSFGVKQAAIPAATLLAGLSVPAIALTVGWRWAYVIGAVLALAALAACPRADATPPARPAKGDRATGALAVIGVAAGLAAGTATALGIFLVASAVDRGIDPGLAGLILTMGSIVGLSVRMLHGWLADRRSGGHVAVVAGSLAAGAIGFVLLAVPGTPALVIGVVLAFGLGWAWPGLLQFAVVRLNPSAPAAATSIVQLGVYAGGFAGPILFGWLATHEGFPVAWSFNAGVMLTSAVLMLVGRRMLLSHARRAGG
- a CDS encoding MmpS family transport accessory protein, whose product is MTTSQNPSGAPAQPGPPQQDPRHVAQGQYPPPQQQPYGPDPRHTGPQQRAGHPQAPQYGPPGQPGPYYDGHPQVPFGGPPYGNPRPGAPVPPAGTEAWPTAAQRSAVPQQRGSSGPQALVELPRNGFGTTALVLGILGLLFSLIPFVGVIAWPLVILGLIFGVLGIVRVSRGKANNRGVAIAGTVLSALGLLVCLVYVSAFASVASDISAAAPAATAPASDDAAAAPAAPVAAADGDVITYEVTGSGGAGSVTYIKDENFGQEQANGVALPWTTEVTFDAGALSFQPLSLVAQSDSGGSDEITCRILRNGEEITSSTSSGPYAVVSCSGT
- a CDS encoding acyl--CoA ligase family protein; translated protein: MTHQDNAIADVWTTPLTPLAFLARSADVFADRTAIVYGDRRHTYAEFAAEATRVAHGLRASGVGPGDRVAYLLPNVPEMLIAHFAVPLAGAILVAINTRLSTEEVRYILDHSGATVLVVDNVLYETVRPVADELTTVREIVTVTDPAAPGDGAGSGTSYADLLARGSDEPLPWAVDDERATITINYTSGTTGNPKGVEYHHRGAYLNSFGEIVHSSHSADSVYLWTLPMFHCNGWCTPWAVTAIGGTHVCLREVRGDTIWQLITEHGVTHLNGAPTVVTTIMNSPAAVTLDYQLVVTTAGAPPSPTTILQMERMGFRIVHVYGLTETYGPYTVNQYQRDWDALDGEERARLQARQGVGMVCADRVRVVDEQMNDVPRDGATMGEIVMRGNNVMKGYYLDPEKTAEAFAGGWFHSGDLGVVHPDGYVELRDRAKDVVISGGENISTVEVEQAIVSHDAVLEAAVVGVPDEKWGEVCKAFAVLKPGHTAEPAELIEHVKSRIARYKAPKHVDIVDELPKTSTGKVQKFELREKEWATHGGASRIQG